The genomic interval ACCCCAGGCAGTCGACCATTCCAGGTTTGGGGGGCTGGGGGACCCATCACCTgtctgcaaagaaaaagaaacagaggtTTTAATGAGGAGCCAGCCATCTTTGGGGATTAAATTGGGGGTGAGgatgcatctggactgcagaaacaatccagtttgacaccactttaactgccatggctcaatggaagctgctttaattctgcagtgtagacgcaccGCAGAGCACTTTCTCAGGAGTtcatcacactggggctaattttggcattaaagagagattaaagcacatttttaaagcatcccgcaaatgaagtaaaaatggcaagtaattgcgcgaCTGATGATTGCACACAAATAAAgagatatcagaaatgcattgtcgccaAAGTCCCAAAAGTTAAAAGAagcgtgttaatgcttctttgtgaccactttaatggtggattTCGTGCGActtcgtgtgaaatcatttcgcGTAATTACGCAACTCTTCTGGGATATGGCATAAACTTCCTATCTccttcatgggataaactcctcaGTAAACACTGGGGTGAAAAATGGTGTtggaaatttaattaatttacgTTATTAGTTCATGAAATCCTCAATTAATAAATTAATCGGGTAATACAAAATGTTCAGTTTTATTAGGCAGAAACAGTTATCTATCCAATCCCCTTTTCCCTCTAACACTACTTCCCCCAAACCAATGCCTCTACTTCTCCCAAGCCAATGCAAAGTTTCAGACTCCAACGCCTATCATCCCCACCAAAACGGTGCCGAACCCATTTGCAAGAGATCTAACCCGATCCCAAACCAACACTTTCCAGATGGgcctggattacaactcccatcgtcTCAAACCATGTGGGCAGGGATGATGGTAGTTATAGGCTGGAAGGCTGTAGAGGAAAGGCTTTTCTGGGCCATTCCAAAAACATGATGGGAGGAGACTCACCTGAGCAGTCGGGCAGCTACCTCAGCGCTGATGGGGTGAGCGAGGATTTTGGGGAGTCCGGAGGACTGGACCGGGGGGAACTGGGTATGGTTGAAGGAGGGGAACCCAGGGCTATAGGGGTCCCCAGCCCCCATGTGGACCTACAAGAGTttaaagggatttgggggaaagagagagtaAGAGAAAGAGCCATTCGTCATAGGTCTCCATATCTAAGTGCATCCcacaaaaaaagtgaaaatggcgagtaattgcacgaatgattatcgcacgcaattgcgcaaataaagtgatatcctTGGAAAAAGCAACAACAGGAAGCAGCTGTGGCTTCTTTGCAACTTCAAGGAGGACTCCAGATGGGAATTGTGGGCAGGGCGACCacatatgtcctccttttccaggaccacatcctccatttcattcctctgtccaggaggaattcccaaatgccctccattaagaagcatgcatttacatttatgtgAGCGTTTGTAGCTTTTTGGGGGTAGTGTCCTCCACTGTTCTtgagtgccctacattttggggcgccttgtccagggtgaccagaggccctctttttccaggacacgtcctccatttcagccctctgtccaggaggaattccaaaatgacctccattGGATTTACAGTTATAGGAGTGTGCGTAGCTTTCATTTGGTAATCCCCCACCTtcttcttcaatgtcctacactTTGCGGTGAGGAACCTTGGTCACCCTGGAAGTGGTTCCACTTTGGCCAGTGGTCTTCCTAGGTCAAGTCCCCTCCCTAGACTTTCTTCTGAGACTCTCAGGACGACCCCTTACTCACGTGTCCATAAATGCTTGTGTTTGGGGACAGTCCTAATTTTCGGGGGTCTTGCAGCACGTCAAAGGGGTCTGGATAAATAAGGACGGCTTTGGCTTTGGAAGCTTCTGCGTTGGCCAcctaggaggaaaaaaagaataattcGTTAATCTAGAGtcaatgcattgttgttgttgttgttgttgttgttgttgtgatccttcaagtcttttccgacttattgggaccctaaggtgaacctataataaacctataatggggttttcttggaaggtttgtTCATAGTGGGTTTgccatgaagctgagagagtgtgactcgtctaaggtcacccaattggTTCTTATgcccaagccaggatttgaacccaggtctccagagtcgtcatccaacattcaaaccactatgccattttggcacttctaaTGGAtaccccacattttaaaaaaaacagaggtTCTGGGCCCCCGGCTCCAAAGTGATAATTTATTTCCTCCGAGTTCTCAAAATGTTATTCctatttccttcccctttaaggCAGCCATCTTTTTTGACAGGCACATTAAATAGTTTCCGGTCCTTGATTCTGAGCTGTGCCATGTTGCCCCCTGGTGGCTAAAGGTGACATTACAGACTGTCACAAGTTAAAGTCTCCCTTATTCGGAATTCTAATATAATTCTAATATATGTGTAatacagctgtaaataaaccatacggaatgaatttaaatttatattagtgcttttagtttttgtttggtaatgtcctacattttcttgaatgtctttaTCTGAAGAAATGTATCTGAGTTTTCTTTTTGTAATCTGCAAAATCTGGAGGATTTTCCGAACGGCGGgacagaaattatttatttattgtatttatttgtatttatttatttgtatcctgctcttttcccagaattagggcttcacaacattaaaaaacagtacaattaaaaacatgggggggggaagtacattaaaaaggaattaaattattacaatgttaaaacagatagtagttaaaagaataaaacacattttaaaaagataaaagtaacagaaatatatatatttcacataaagacgttcaagaaaaatgtaggccgtTACCAAACAAAAGCCTAAAAACAcgaatacaaatataaatataaaatatataaataaattatatacattatataaataaattatataaatataaattcatttcatatggtttactttcagctatattacatatgctgtgttttattatgtGCTCAACTGTATTTTCCTGATGCATTTATCGTCATAAAAACGCCTTCTTGGCTTGCGATATTCTTGCAGAACTCTGAGCAAAGAAAAGGCTTAAAACTACTTTACTGGCAACGAACAACTGACATTTAAGTCATTCATTTCTCCATTGCGCTGAACTTAAGGGGAAAAATCGCTTTCAACATTTGCATAGTGCTTTtctgtcgttgttgtgtgcctccaagtcattttgggcttatggcaaccctaaggtcacccattgggtttccatgaccaaactgggaatcaaatcatgttcaaaatggaggacattttgaaattcctcccagGCAGATGGCTGGaatgtaggacacgtcctggaaaaggaggacgccagGCCACTCTGCTCCCGAGGGAAGTCGTGCCTCGGTGGCCAAACTGACCTTCTCGGCATAGCTGATCTGGCCAATGCGGACGATGACCAGGTGGCCCTGGGGGTCAACGCCGCGCTGCTTCAGGAACGCAAAGTCCTCTTGGCGCCCGTAGTTGGCAAAGACCAGGTTTCCCtgcaaaaggagagagaaatgagaGCAATCCCTACAATTTGCAggaaaaaagcaaatgaaaataatacaTCTTTTTAacctaagggaacacctctctaggaagctccaggtcctccagtgcaactctatggtcaacatctgccagaagttgatcatagaatcactctggaggacctacaaatgcctagataagtcTTTTCCCTAGGAACCTCTatgttcttcagcacaactctatggtcaacttccagcaaattgcactggaggacttagagattcctagagagaacatattaattgaaaacgcaaataatcaaatcagcaaaagtcaaaaccgTAAATGTGGAGGTTTTGCATCTTTTTTGGCCAACGCTTTAATGTTCCAGATGCTTGGGCATAGCTATGTCCCCATCTAGTGGCCAGAGGAAGAGGTACAACCCTTTCTATCTACCCCTGTACCATCTCTATCTTCCTCTATCTGAGAGAGGGGTTGATGGCGGGCCTTATACCGTGACGGTGCCAGAGGCGCTATAGGGACAATAGACCTCCGGGTCGCCGAGGGGCAGTTTCTCCAGCACGGCCCCATTGGCATCCATTCGGTGCAGAAAGCTGGGTTGCCGCCTGAAGGAGAAGGACAGAGAAGGTCTCACAAGACTTATGCAGAGAGACTTGTGTGCCCCCAAACAAGCCCTTCCCAATGCCCAGTGACCCCTCACGTCTCCTTGGTCGTCCCCCACTGACCAGTTGGGCCGCTGTAGCCCCACGTAGTGGCTGTCGGTCCAGCTGTGGTCAAGGCTGTAAGAGGCGAAGGCGTCCAGGACGTGGCGGGAGAGAGTGTCCAGGCGCGGGGACCCAGGTGGGTGGGGGGCCTCGCTCATTTTCctatggggggaaaggaagaggaatcgCCATTCAGAATATATGGACACAGAGacacatctggggggggggttgtcatgtCAGTTGTGCATccgggttttagtccaaacttcaaagaagctatccaagagTCCCATCTCACTGTCTCACCAAAGTGGATTCAACCCATTGgaaagctcttttaaaatttggactagaaCTCGGAGCGGATTCATGTGCCACAATGAAAGGAGATCCAACAGCTGCCAGCCAACTTGAACACAAAGTAAATCCagctgattcaatggctctaatCTGTTGGGTTTAGGCCACTGAGTGACCAACAGAATCCACAATAGAAGAAGGAGGGATCCAGAGGTTGGGAAagtaccttttttggactacagctcccagaatccccccaggcAGCatgactgcaactctcagaatctccttGCCCTCTTAGCCATTCCCTTTCTGGGGACAAAAAAATAATGGGGAATAATTATAATGCTCCTGTAGTGAaatctggggctggaggagagttctgcagatatcaataaatgggccctagagaaAACCAAGCCGGAGACCTCCCTCGGAGCCAAGAGctcgaaactgaggctgttgtactttgggcccCGCATGAGAAGACGGGACTCGCTgggaaagacaacaatgcttggcaaAATAGAAGGCGGCggcaaggaaagaggaagatcacattacaggtaAAGGGGCTCAAGGAAGGTTTGCAAGGGTTTGCAAGAACTGAGCTGCTATGAAAGATCGCATGACAAGTGGAACGACTCAACAAGGGTTTGCAAGTCCTGAGTTGGGTTGGAAGATTGCGTTGCAGGTGGAGGGACTCAGCCAAGGTTTGCAAGGCTTTGGAAGACCTGAGTGATGCCAAAGGACCTGGTGGTCTCTCTCttattcatggggtcgccatatgTCAAAGTCAACaagttaacaacagcaataacaatgatAACAATGATAAGGAAGAGGAGAATCCCTGGCATTGTCATTAAAAAGTAAATTTGTCTTTAGGCCATGAACTGGATGAaaataaagaggaggaaaaaggaagacgaagaagaggaagatggctGGGGGAAGTCGATGGCTGAGTGCcatcccaaaaaagtaacttttccaaaccccAGGCCCTGTGCCAAGCCCAGCTGGACCCCATGGCAGGCTGGGCTCCCTCGGTCTCTCCATCCCATCCATCCTTTGTCCCTTTTTGGAGGGTGGCAAGTGCGAGGGAGGCTCTCACCGAATGGTGCCTTCGATCTTCTCCTCGTGGAGATACTTCTGGAACATCTCCCGCAGTTCAGCCCAATACATGGGGGCCCCGATCCGCTCGTCCTCCGCTTCGTAAGCGCTCTCGTCGTTTGCCATCACCAACAAGTCTCCAGGCGTCGGACACGAGGAGCTCCTCAATGAAGCGTAGCCCAGAAGGAAGCCTAAGAAGAAGGAGACCCCAGGATGGAGGGAAAGCATGGCTCAGAGAGGAGCCTCTCCCAAAAAGGAGTTCATTCCTGTTATCTGGAACTCTGAGACCCAAAATAtcccaaaacctttttcatgggtggctgagatagtggcacctttgctttccgaGGGTCCAGTGTGCGCAAacattatttcatgcacaaagttatttaaaatattatgcatgAAATGGCCTTCTGGCTCCGTCTGCcgtcagccctccatgtccacaggtttattttactttttatccGCAGGTTCAAGcataaaaatgttccaaaaagatataaattccaaaaagcaaaccttgaatttgccattttatataaaggaggccatttcattatgccattgttttaataagtcttgggcatccatggattttggtatcagtggcagttcctggaagcaaaccccagcggataccaaggatcataatgatgatgatgatgataataataataataccctattgtctataatgggacttgaccacccatagattttcatatccatgaagggggggggggtcctggaaccaaaccccagcggatcccAAGGGctcagaaacataaatgaattttgtgtttagacttgggtcccatctccaagatttctcattatatacatgcaaatgttccaaaatccgaAAAACTCCccaatcccaaacatttctggtccaaagcattttggagaagggagactcaacctgtattcattATAGTTGGCTCTTTGGGGGAAATAATCCCTTCTTGTTCTTGCTCACATCCTGTGTGttgtgttgcttttgttttgtgaGGGGCATGCATCTtagaaaggaacttttccagcGGTTATCCTGACGGACTATGAAAATGACTTTGGTCAAGAGCAAATACGGACCTTAGAATTTATAAGAGACTCTTTTTCAGTAGATAACATCCAAGGGGAGCCGTGTTGgacatatagcaaatccagtaaaaacaatccaccaaacagcgacacctttattggaccaaccaaaacgcacaatatacgtgttgcaagctttcaaagctccatgggttTCTTCTCTGGAAAAGTGACTCTTTTAACTTCCGAGGTTTGTTTGTGTCCCTATCCGCCCAATGTCCTTTTTGCAGAGATCTACTGAAAAATCCAGTCAAAACCCCGCCAAACACTGTAACCTTTATTGGATGCACAatatacacgttgcaagctttcgaagcaccATGGGCTTATTCTTTATCAGGAAAGGTGTTACAAACCAGACAGAAAggagaaattgaagatgttagtcctaggcctgcattttgctgtttttgccCTTCTGGCCATGGAGagtctcaaagtccaggaaatttaacatccatttgcaacacaacaaggacacttcctttgcaatccaagatgtctccatcctttgtgaggctacagttttcctgatgcaaaagcatgaaggcttcttgagaaatccattgtcctctgcctaagaaaggagccTGTGTTCttacaaaggatggagacatcttgGATTGCCAAGGAAGTGTCTTTATTGTTGTGTTGCAAATGAATGTTAAATATCCTGGACtttgagaaggaggaggaccagCCATCATCCTACAAGAAATGCCCCTCCagaccatctgaactgagaataaaaacagcaaaatacaggcctaggactaacatcttcagtttttccctcttgtttggtttgtaacacctttgactgatgaagaagaagccagtggagcttcaaaagcttgcaacacgtaTATTGTGCGTTTTGGTTTATCCAATAAAGGTTTTATTGGATTTTTCAGTGGACGTCTGCAAAAAGGACATTGGGTGGATGTGGGCACAAATGAACCTTGGAAgttaaaagagtaacttttccaacgaagaagccagtggggcttctAAAGCTTGCGACATGTATATTGTgtgttttggttggcccaataaaggtgtctctgtttggtggattttggatgatgctgtactACTTTTCCAGTGGGTGTGCAGGTGGTTTGAATGGTCAAGAAAAGGGACATTTCATACTGCAAGATTGAGACATGGAGCCATCCTCTTGCTCTCTGGGAAACGCTGCACAGTTATTCTGCTAGAGAAAtaactaacaacaacaaggggCTGCACCTGCATTGCACCGACCGAGGAGGAtgcactttgacattgctttcatGATTATTGCTGTAGGATCCTGCAATTTTCTGTTTGTGGTGCCACCAGCATTCTctaagagaaggctaaacatctcacaaatctacaaatcccagaattccagagcatggagccgtggcagttaaagccatgctgtcaaactgcattaattctgcagtctggatgctgCTGGGGCCTTTGACCGGAGCAAAGTTTGGAGAAATGGCTTTTGGAGGAGTCTACAATCTCCCGGACAGCATGATTTGCAACCCCAGAATGGGAAAAGGGGGTGGTGGGCTACAGATCCCCATAATCCCCCCAATTCTGGGAGTCCGTAGCCCCCCCTAAGAAGCCACTTTTCCAAATGGTTACCAAACAATGGTTCTCCCCATCCCACATCTGTGGCTGGATCCATGTGACCTGGTTTCTCTCACCCATGACGAAGGCGAAGAGGACCCCAAGGACTACATAGAGGACAGCTTTCCATGGAGGGCATCGTGCCCCAGCGTCCCTGGCCTTCTCGCCGTTGCTGCCGTGGCCTCCCAGCGTGGCTCCCGGAGGAAGGGGCCCCTCGGCCTCCACGACCTTCATCTGGAGCCCCTCGGGGTCAGGATCTGCGTCGGCCTCCGTGGGGTTTCTGTAGATGGTGTAGGACCTTCGGGGTGGCTTCTTGGTCTTCTGGGGTGGAGAGAAGGGGATCAGGTGAAAGGGTCTGGTGTGATCAAGGAGATTTGGGGTCACACACCTGGGGTGGGGGACAAAGCCCCCATCCAGGCCTCGTACTGAGTTGCTGACCCCCATCTTACCCTGCGCTGGTGTTGCAACTGAGCTCTCCAAAAGTCCATGGTGTCTTTGAGTTGCGCCCGGGGCCCGCCCTGCAGGGCTGGAGGGAGGAACAACACACAAGTGTGTAAGACCGCAATAGGAGAAAACCAAGGATCAAGAGGAGGGAGCCAACGCCAGAAGGGCGAGGCGGTTGGGTACGTGATAATTTATCGGGGGCTCCGGCTTTGGGGCTCTTATCAGGCCCTGCAGGCTGCCAGCCCAGCGCTGACGTCGGCTGAGCCATCTTCCCTGTCCCTGGCAAACATACATCTCTCTTGcccaggctgctgccaccattTATTGTTTCATTGCTTCTTTATTACTTatgggatcttgtaacacctttgagactaaagaatttatcacacgggggacaattggaagtataaaccgTCATTAACCCATGACAATCCTGCAGTTGTGATAATAGTTTTCACACAGCGTTGTGTTCAAAGCACTATTATCCCATGAATTACCTGTGATGATCCTGCAaatgcactaatggttttcagaCAAAGTCATGTTCAATGCACTCCTTGAATGCAATTACGCTCTGTCTCCTTGATGCGGGTTCTCTGCCAATATGTTCTAAATCCTAAAATGAATCTAGATCTAAATCTAAAATCTAAATAGTTATAAAATAGTCAGACAATGTTTAAAACACAGTGAAGAAAATGATAGCATTAAATTCCTATCAGGTTAAGAAGAACAGTAAAGAAAcaacctttattttattgttattaaaggACATTATTCTCCTACAGAAAGTAAGTTGCAACCGTCCCCAACTCGGTGTGCCTCCTCCCCACTGTGTCTGGCTCCAGTTCCCATTATCCCTAGCCAACAGGGCCAaggaccatgctggctggggacgATGGAGTCTGCTGCTGCATCCCAATGCAGAATGGAAAGAGCGAAGGTTGGGGGAGGCTGAGGTTGACCGTTCTCCAATAAATgctagccttcctctcttccttttgctgctctctctccttccatccagtTAAATATTACCTTCTGTGTGCCCTGAGTCCGGAAAGACTGGCTCGCAGGAATGAAGCTTGGCTGCCCCAACGGTTCCCTTTCCCCCCAGATTTTCtgaccttccttcctttccagagACCCACATTGAGCGGCTGTTTCTTTTAACTGGGGCTGAAAGTTCCTGCCATCGTCCCAAGAAACAGCTTCAGACAGGTGCCCCCTTGGCTTCACCCACTCaatcagggtgcatctacactagaaataatgcagtttggcaccactttaagtgccacagaatcataggaatatatcacacggagcttttgagTGGTTTTggggctcagttccagctcacttctgaagtgtttgcacttccaacgatgtggtttcatgtcataaagagactgttttatcagacgccattgatttcaatgggagccccgtgggaattgcttcagcagcgtttctgaagtcacccctcattttggtaaaaacggggaaaaagtgactccagagaattggcttccaggctgccttcgatggcactgcgatttggtctggtgtggaaaagcactctgatgccaccctccttggcccctgcgtcctgctccgtcatccctctcctcctccttcataccatctcctcctctctgccaaccagccgatcccaccATCCCCTGtttcctcctagaccccgatctgctccactccttcaccctgacacctaacccatcatcccctgactgctcctgcatccccctctcgccccctctccacctaacccaaTACAATATgctctcactcccctttgcttgagtccgcatcacgtgacttgcttggaatcgaactgactccgcttccccctcaattcggaaggacaacagaaaggcagccaggtgtggaaaaacatgacgttttaacctcaatccgcattgctagagaggagtgactctggatctggtgtggaaaaacatcacgctttgcattgctagaacaggaatgactgcggatctgagctgcaaaccgccccccccccaacgTGTGATAAGGTCCGTAGAATGATAGCATTGgtagagaccccaagaagggccctgatcccgtccagccctcttctgccatgcaggaactctcaatcacagcatccccattgacagctggccctccagcctctgtttaaagacctctgaaaaaggagactctgccataatctccattgagggagtctgttccactgtcaaacagcccttactctcaagaagctcctcctaatgttgagctggaatctcttttcctgcagcttgcacccattgctgcattgggtcctgttctctggagcagcagaaaacaagcttgaaaaggcacatttccaagctctgcagtcAAGGGTCAAGGGCTCCCTCAGCCGGCCATGTCTCTACCCCTAGGATCCCAAACCGTTCACTTTTGCTCCCCTAAACATCCAATAATGGCAGAGCAAGGAAGCCCAGTCTGTGGCTGATGCCATTTGGGGCTTGAATTGGAAATAACCTTTGCCCCCCGACTTACTGACTCTTGAGGAGACCTGGCTTTTTGGAGACGGCTTCCGAATTCGGTTTATTCCGGCAGTCCTGGTCCCTTCTCCCTTTGCTTCTGTCCACTTTCCTGGGGCCGCTCCTCCCTCGAGGCCAAAGTGACTTCTAGGCCACTGACCCCTGGACACAGGGAAAGGGAGCTCCCTCTGGACGCAGGGGGACCAgccacgtcctcctttcccaagacatgtcctacattcccaGCCTTCAGTCAGTTCCAAAATGgccaccattttgagcatgcctaagaatcAGAAATTTATATCTCTGTAACCATTTCTAGTTTCAACTTtctaatgtcctacatttttatttaatgacCTACATTTTCTGATGCATTTAGGATATCTGGTCGCCCTGTTTAGACAGCGCTGCTGCTATTACAGGCATGGAGCTggaggaagttactttttggacaccAAATCCTAACCAACATGGGGGATTCTAGAAGTCTAgccccccaaaaagtaactttcccaagctctggctggATGATTTTAAACATGGgggtccaaaagagtaactttgcCCACCCCTCACCTCCCTTGCAGCTTCCCTACAGAAATGGTTgggcaattattatttttgtccaATGCTCCACATCCACAtcccaaagtacaatagcaccccaaatccacaaaacacaaccaacccaaatgcacaaatgcACATGTTGCAAAGTTTCAAAGCTCCACCTGATTCTTCATCATGAAAAGACTTTAAAACCCTTTGAATGACGAAGATGGAGCTTGCAAAGCTTGCAGCGTGTGCTTTGCGCGTTTCCATTGGCCCAGGGAAGGTTGCAccgtttggtggattttgggtgttattgtactttgcgcTTTTCCTCTTCTGAATCTTCAAAGGATCTTCAGACTATCTCacaatattgtaatagtttaattccattttaattatcacttttgtgggtttttaactgtactgtgtttttagactgtaagttgCTTTTGAGTCCCAATTTAGGGGGGAAAGCGAGGtacaaataaagatgatgatgatgatgttaatttgttttattttttatttatataccgctattccaaagatcatagcggtgaagagcaagtaagctaatttgcccccaacagtctgggtactcattttagctccctcctcggaaggatgcaagcctgagtcgagcttgggcccttttgctggtcttgaactcgcaaccttgtggtttcgagtgaatggctgcaggacGGGCATTGAGCCacgtgccaccagggctccttcagtCCTTCAAATTCCCTTCCACAAATCCCCTTTATCTTGAGAtaaatgttgatgatgatgatggtgatgatgatgatgatggttgtgGTTCTGATGGAGGGTTCCTAATTCAGGATTACAAACCTGGCTTCACAGACTTCTGCATCTTTGCACATTGTTGACAAAGAGTTGCAGGCTGATGCGCAGATGCAGGTCTTGCCCAGCTGCCAGATTTTCTTGCACCGCAGATTTTGAGCCTAAACTTTAGCTTTTGCATTTGTTTCCATTTAGGTTCTGAGTTCGAATTTCCCCATAGGGCTACGGTGTCCAGATGCCAAAAAAAGACAGGGTTCTtacatggggaggaaggggaataTGCAGCCATATGGACCTTAATTGGGTACAAGTCAGCGCGCCTTGCTCCTCTTGTTGGTATCCCTTGTTCCACGCAATGAATAGCCTTGGGTTCATTCTGCTGCAGTGTTTTCTCAAGATAAAGGGGAtttgtggaagggaattccaaggACAGAAGTGAACTCAGTTCCTTAACCT from Sceloporus undulatus isolate JIND9_A2432 ecotype Alabama chromosome 6, SceUnd_v1.1, whole genome shotgun sequence carries:
- the TFR2 gene encoding transferrin receptor protein 2 isoform X3; this translates as MDFWRAQLQHQRRKTKKPPRRSYTIYRNPTEADADPDPEGLQMKVVEAEGPLPPGATLGGHGSNGEKARDAGARCPPWKAVLYVVLGVLFAFVMGFLLGYASLRSSSCPTPGDLLVMANDESAYEAEDERIGAPMYWAELREMFQKYLHEEKIEGTIRKMSEAPHPPGSPRLDTLSRHVLDAFASYSLDHSWTDSHYVGLQRPNWRQPSFLHRMDANGAVLEKLPLGDPEVYCPYSASGTVTGNLVFANYGRQEDFAFLKQRGVDPQGHLVIVRIGQISYAEKVANAEASKAKAVLIYPDPFDVLQDPRKLGLSPNTSIYGHVHMGAGDPYSPGFPSFNHTQFPPVQSSGLPKILAHPISAEVAARLLRQVMGPPAPQTWNGRLPGVPYQLGPGAPDFRLELRVQNLKQSVMINNIFGCIEGRFEPDHYVIVGAQRDSLGPGAARSGVGTAILLELARTFTAMVRNGFQLRRSLLFVSWDAGDFGSVGSTEWLEGYLTMLHLKAAAYISLDNAVLGDDKFFAKTSPALIGLIESIVRQVDSPNRSGQSIFDQMTEQGRRWETEVIQAIPMDSSAFAFTSFGGVPAVEFSFAEDARPYPFLNTMLDTYDNLNRALYGRLPAVAKTVAEVVGHLLIKLTHDHLLPLDYWCYGDVLLQHIGRFNEYTTQLKSRGLTLQWMYSARGDYTRAAEKLRKDIYGSEEHNERLLRMYNVRIMRVRGVKQGLGSMGLRCGSPQR